GCATAAACATCACTGTTTTGGATAATTCTGTAtcaaatcctgaaaatgtttaCACCTTCTGACCATTAAAGTTTTACTGACAGTTCCAGTAGATGAATGAAGACACAACACCTAAATAATGATCCTGTAAGAGTTAGAAAGCGCACAGTCCTTTTAAGAGTTTCCTAACTAACACTTTTCATTTGTGGGGGAAATGTCAAAACTTTAGATTTCACACGTTCCAGTGTGTCTTCCCCACAGTGCTAGCAGGCTGTGTATGACATCCCATAATTCATGACAATTTGTGATATTTgaggaaatatatatatatatatatatatattttcacatATATACAGATATAAAAGTAAATTGTTCACTATagttaaaacaaaattacaatgtatatatatcttttaaagctttgtttttaataaatgggTAGTTTACCTGCTCATCTAATGGAATGAGGTGTTTACTTCTTTCCATCTGTtcaccagcagagggcgctgcaGCCATATGTTTGCATTTATATATTACATGTAATTATTGTTAAATGAGGCATAATCCTTAAGATAACCCAGATATAATTTAGACGCATGATTAAACACCCAGAGAACGTTCAACCAAAAATAAGAGCCTGGAAATCGAGCAAGAAACAAAATATGTTAAACAATGATTCAGGGATCTATTTTACAAagtaattgtaaaaataattgGTATTTTCCGTGGTATTAAACTCTTCCTTCTTAAAATTTTTCTTTGTagggatgatgatgaagatgatgaggagagtgagGCAGAGGAATCTCCTGTTAAGGTAAAGCAGCTTCTGCATCCTTGGTTATATCTTTGTCTCTACtgttaaatatgttttatttattgactgGTTTCTTTGCAGGTCAAACAAACTCCAAACAAGCAGAAGGCCCAGACTCAAAACGGAAAGAGTTCTGCGCCCTCCACTCCTGCGACCAAGCAGGTGATGACAGAGTCCTTCCTCCAGCAATAGGTGCTCTGCGGGGGGCTAAAGCTGCTAACCTTTTActcaccttttttttcacatccagGACAAGACGCCTAAAGGCAAAGGTGCTAAATCACCTAAAGCCCAGACTCCTAAACCAAACCTAACTCTGCCTGAGATCAAGGCCAAGATTATGGAGTCTGTAAAGAAGGTGGGCGGAGTCTGCTCCATGGAACCTTTATGGAAGACGCTTCAGTTTGTGGGGGAAGTTTGACTTTTGTTGTGTACGTTTGCAGGGCGTGGCGCTTCCTAAAGTCCAGGCCAAGTTTGAAAACTTCATGAAGCATGGACAAAATGTCACAGATGCTAAGGTAACAGGGTCTAGAATCTGGGTTTTCCTGTCTGGAGTTGAAAAGAAATCActacaagattaaaaaaaatgtttacaatctTAACAGCTGGATCTTATTTCTTCCCTGCAGGTGATTTCAGAGCTGTGGAAGTGGAGACAGACGATCAAGGAGGAGAAATAGCCCACTAGAGTTTTAACTATTTTATAACTTGTTAATGTCTGTAACGCCTCGCAATCCCGTTGAATTCAGTCTGTGCCTCACCTAAAGTTTTCCTCCACCCGTCCGTCTGTGAAGACTTCATCTGACATCTCCAtcttgttaaaagaaaaaaaaacagcatttgacttaataaagaaataacaagGGAATGCAATATAATGGAAATGCAAGTTTTGGGTAAATTCATTCCTTTGGTTGTCAGCTGTAAGCCCCTGACCACACCCTTTCTTTCTTCATTTAccttttaagtttctttttgtctACAAAATAAAGCGTGTTGGATTAGGCATCAACACCTGTTTTTAGTCCTACAGTGTGTTGCTATGGCAACAGTTGGCCCCACAGTCCAAAGGTTTATAGTGAAGTTTGTGAGGACTTCATGCATGAGGATGCAAGTTTTGTGTAATGATTCTAAGAATGAGCCGTCCCCCCTCAAGGTTAAGCGTATCCCGCAGTCTTCAGTTTGCAGTTCCTGTCGGTGCATGAGGCCTGTGGACGAGGACCATTCTATGTCGACTGAATACTGATGGAATTATCATTTCCGCTTtattaaaaaaggtgaaaaaacatCTCAAAGTTTATGCTGGTGAATTAATTCACTTTTTAGAACTATGCTTTGTTTTCAAGTAAATTCCTCTTTGTTTTGCGTTAATTTACCAATAAAATTTCCTCaatacctttttgttttgttgtcctTTGTAAAGATTTGAAACTTTACATTGTGGGCTTGTGTtaaaccactagagggcgcttTGAGCTTACAAAGCTCTTGAAATGGGTCACAAAAGAGCAGACGGATCCCTCTGAATGCAGAATCCACTGTGACGTAGTGGTCTGTGCTCAAGTGTTGGTGGCTTTTAGTGAAAACCTGAAATGTGTGGGAGGACATTTTACCCTAAAGCAGGGAGTGCCGGTACAGTCAACGGTCACATGCGCTTTATgaggaaatgtttttaactgGCTTCCTTTCTCTGCTTCTTTACAAGTGGAAACACGATTGTTGTTGGGAGTTCAGAGACTGGGCATTTCCAAATAAtcaatttttcatttataaGATTGTTATTCTAAAACTGGAAAAGCAGTTCATTCCAATCTGATGTCTCATTTGTataagtttgcttttttttttttttttttaaatttaaaccagCCATATATGTTGTtggcattttatttattctcttgCCGATCACAAAGCTTCCCACCAATGTTTAACGAAGCTCAGTAAAACGAATGACTTTATGATTACAAATCCTTGCAACATTGCAAAGAGATTGAAAGAGTTTCACAGGCCTCATGACTTCTGACCTCAGTTTAGTGACACAGTAACATCCATTTGTTTATGTCAGGGGTCGGTCGGCTAACAGAAAGCTTCTGCAACTGTAATTGACAGAAAAATAATTACCAATTTATTATCTAAACCATCAcccttttatttaaagtttttttgattGTTTGCTAAAATATCGTTGCCTATTCTATTTACTGGAGCGAAAAAACTTCCTAATTCACATCTTGTTCTGCAAATACAATCCTTTGCCTTCAACTAAAGTGCTTGGATCAGTTTGATTAGATCATGTGAAAACACTGTCCTGTAATGCTGGAGTGAACCTGGAAATTTGGTACAACTTGGATtgccaagaaaacaaaactgaaacgtCTCAGTGACATCAGTCATAACATACTTACTCAAACTCAAGAATAAGTAAGGATACTGTAGTATAAATTATCCTTACTTAAACTAAAGTATGAATAAGGTTATTTTTAATGATACTCAGAACTTTTTGTCTGTCATGTTGGTTTGTGACTTTTGTCTCCTGAGTTAAAGGAGGATTTGTTGACTTCTGATAAACTTTTCTCTATCAACTCCGGCTCTGTTTTTTAGGACTAAGAGTCTCAATTTATTGATTAGATTAGAGCAGCATCATGTGGTTAAACTGACTCCACAGGCTGTGGCTTCCTAGGAAATGAATCAACAGAGGAAATTAGTCCTTCTGCTTTTAACACAGGAACTGTACTTATAAAgtcttttctttatatttactttttttttatcatggtaAAATTccaaaagggttaaaaatataGTTGAACATTTGGTCCAACAAGAGTCCCACTTCAAAGTTTAGATATGTTTTTGTGACCATTAagccatttatttattaaatatagGCTAAAATGTTCACAAAAGATGAATTATAACTGTTATACTTTCctatatttaactttttttattttacttttgaaagcagaacatacaagttccttttagaataaaaaatacatcctGCCAAAATCTAAACCTAAATGACAAAActtacaaatgaacaaaaataattaaaaaaaaaacattcaaattattagcatttttcttcaaagccaaagagccacaaaagGATATTAGCATGTGGCTATGGAGCCTCAGATCACAAAAATGTGAGTCAATCTCGTGCTTTTCAGGTTGTAATGATTTTCCAAAAGGGGAAAACACAGACGGAAGAACCACAGCAAGACACGGATGCCAGAGAGAATCACACCTCGCTGTTCAGCAGTGGCATGCATGTGGAGGAGGAGTGGCCGCCTTCAagttcctgggaaccatcatctgCCAACCACAGCAGCTTCACTTCCTTTGAGTGCCACACAGAAACCACCTGGAGGAGAACGGCTGAAAGATTCGCCCGCAGCTTTCATTGTTGGGATTCTAAATACACTTTGACATGATGGCATAATTCTCTTCCCTTGTAACATGACAAGAAAGCATTCTACTCTAaaacaataagttaaaaaaaaattactaattACTACTAAATTCATTGAATGAACAGTCACTTGTATGGTATTAGTATAAACAAAGAAATCTGGCCAAAATATCCAACCAGGCAGCATCAAAAACCCAATTTGTCATTTTGGTGCAGAAGTAGTTTACCTCCAATCAGGACCTTACAGGTTTGGTTTCCTGCCCATTTGTTGTTGAGCAAGGCACAGAACACACAACTGCTCCTGGTGGTTTTCAGCGAGTGTGAATACGACTGATGTTTGAGTGTTTTGGGCTTTTCTAAAGTAAATATCAGGTTGTGTCCATATTAAAATGAGGGATCATGGGTAATAAGGATGCCACGATGTCTCCAGGGTCCAATATTCTCTACGCatctgttttttatatatatataaaaaaagcctTTACCTTTATTGAAGCAATttgaatcacaaaaacaaaatgattcaaAATTATTCCTTTCAATTTGATTTTTCACTCTTTATTATATACACAaatttaaaagtataaaaaaggataaaatcaCAAGCAACTTTATGCAGAACATTGATGAAATTTTAGCCAATCCTCTAAACCCAACAACAGCATTAAATGTGGTTTGAGGCTTGGAAGGCTCGACTTAATGTACATTTGGAAACAATCATAACTTTGTTAGATATAGGGGTACGTCTTCACTGATTATGACAATAGCACATCGTTTAGGCTGTTACAATCTGATCTTTTCAGTGCGCTCCATGCTCAGACAATAGCAACACAATGccacagtggggaaaaaaactaaaattgaaaggATCTGCATTGGTTTCACTGAAGGTGTGCTTTGCAGATATGCCCACAACATGATACAGGGGTATAAAACAAGACGGGgccccaaaaacaaaacattaacagtaaactgacatttaaaaactttaatgagTTCCTTAAGATATACAGTAACATGACAAGAGGagccctgcagaaactaaaaTGCAGCATTTAAAATCGACTGCATGAGTATTTTCCATTCTCCCCATCGCAGAGCTAAAactaatacaaaaaaacaaaacaaaaaaaacagtattttagttAAAACAAAGTCCGGGTGGTTCAAACATGACTCTTGAGTGGTATGGAGGATGCTGTTGATTGAGGATATCTGCCTTTAGCAGGAATTGATGTCTGTCTTGGGCACGATGCAGCCAACATGCACCCCCCAATGAGACCCAAGAAGGCACCGGCCCAGGTGATGAAGATAGCGGCGCCAAACTCATACCTACAGGAAAAGCAGATTGACCCGTCAGAATGCTGCAAACCTCGACTTTTAGCCAGAAAAGGACGCTACTCACTTTGAATTGACGGGAGTGAAAGGGTTGTAGAAAGCTTGGACGATGTCGTTCGTGTACCAGCCGCAGGCCACGATGGCGCACAGAGCTATGACAGGAAAAGATTTTAGTAACACACCGAGGGGGGGAGGGGCAAGTAAATCAACTAAAAGGCGTCTCACCTCCAACCAGCATGATGATGCCTCCAGCCATGGCAATGCGACTCTTTTTGACTTTGTCGTCTCCACCACAGGTGGTGCACTTCATTCCCATGCAAGCTACACCCAGACCAGCCACAGAGACCACAATGCTCAACACCATGAGGGCGCGTGTTGCCTGGAGAGCACCTGAAGGAAGAGGTAATTGAGGAATTGATCATCACAACGTCACACAGTCTGCACATGCTGGAATCTTTAAGTCAAACGTGGGGAGGAAGTTGGGAAAACGACTTTTGTGGGGCAGGAAAGCGTGAAAAGGcggttgaggggggggggtcggatGTGCTCTGGTGCGTTTAAGCAAATCTACAAAAACAGGTTTAACCAGGTTTCAGGTTACAATGTTCCAAGAGGACACTCCCTGTACCTGTTCCTGGGAGACGACCTATAGCAGCATTAACCCTCATCTTTGAATCTAGCCACCACTCCGAAAACTCACAAATCCAACCCATTCaataaaatctgtcattcctaaaaaaaaaaaaaaagtcaaaaaccaacagaatcgaaaatgtattatttttcctGCACACTTATCATATTTAGGACCCATGCGTCGATAACCTTTAAGGGGAAAATGTTTGCCCAACAGTTCCTCATAAGGGTGTTTAACCTTTAACCACACCTGCTGTGCCAAACCATGGGCCTTCGTTCATAATGGAGGTTTTAACTctaaaaggaaaacacagggGGGCGGAGCTTAAACTATATCCACTTTCgtaattatttaaatgttaaaaataaggtAATAGTTGGATGCCTCATTAAACGTAAGCAAAACTCGAAGAATTTGTACTTTTGTCGAATGAAAAACTGGAATTGGGACCAAAGACAGAGGAAAGGAGGGGATTTCAAGGGTACACAGGTGTTTAACTTTTAAGGGCGTAGGGGTAAATAAAAGGAGAACAAGGAACTCAGGGGGTGaaagggagggagaggggagtTTCGGTGGTTTACTCACCGTTGAGCTGCAGGATGGAGTCGTACACTTTGCACTGGATCTGGCCCGTGCTCTGGAACGCGCAGGACATCCATAATCCGTCGTACATGGACACCGCCGTGATGATGTTCGAGCCAACAAAGGCGGACATCTTCCACTGGGGCAAAATGGTTCCAATGATGAGTCCAAACACCGCAAGGAGGCCGAGAGCGAACCCCAAAATCTGCATACCGGAGTGGGCCATCGTTCCCCCCACTTGCTTTTACgaattaaatatatatgtaaaaaaaagtaaaaataaaaagcagctgttttcgatttaaaaaaaacaaaacacgacGTTTCTTTGACAAAAGTTCAATAAAATCACTCCTCTGACAAAATATCTGCTTGTATTCCTTGGTTTAGCGAGAAGAAAGTCACACAACGCCGGTAGTTGGAGTGAATTTAAACTGGGTCGCTGCTCTTGCTCGCACCTGTTCACCTGCCGCACCTTAAATGGGGCGGGAACGGCGGGAGCGAGCTTTTTCAGGCggtttctgctgcaggtgggGGGCGGGTACGCGCACGCAGTTTCGACCCAGGAGTTGTCTGAACGAACACCTGAAGTTTCGTGATGACgtcactgtttttcttttttttctacgaCGCCGCATACCGGAAATGATTTGGTATCAACAACAGCACTGTTTAAGTTTCATCAATCAGCAAAGTAAATACAAGAATTAAAGTCAAATCCTTTATGCATCCGCTACACATAAACTTCTAATATTTGTAGATTCATATTACTTCTGTTCATAAATTATATTGTTCTTTAAACTGCCAGAAAAATGGCATGCTAGCATTATACAACATTTTATATGtacaacattattttttatcacactagtcaaatgcagttttttgttttgtaagaaaAATTCAAGCCAGAAAAATATcttcaaaaacaaataactcagtcaaataagtcaaataactaaacaaaacagCCCCTGGCAAAAACCAGTCAATTTAAAGTACTACAATTATACCTACTGAATATGAGCTTACTTTTTATATAATTtcgtaaaataaaaatgttttagtctgAAGGAGTACTCAGTTTGTATTCTACACATGCATGGTCCATAATATTATTTTACTtatattttttcaattcaatttaagccactttatttatccctgaggggcagatgaaaaaaaaatgacatcacaaaGGTGCATTAGGAAAAACGAAACTAAACCAAACTAAAACCACAATATTATACAGCACTATAATTCCTCGATATGAGGAGAGGCATAATAGTACACAGGTATACTTATGTACACATAAATATACTGAAGTATAATTAATAAGCAAAcgtatttaacaaaataaacttcaagtgtactaccATTTGCTAAGGGAGTAACAGCCATTTTAATTCATAAACCTtagtaaaacaaacttttagtgTACTTTTTGCTAAGTATGCTTcagtaaaagtataaaaagtaTGCTATATTGGCTATTTGCATGTAATGTTGGAAGTATACTGACTGAATACTCCTTCAGACTAAATTGAAAGTTTGCAATATATGGTTAGTACATAAAAGTATACCAtctcacttttagtatagacaTTGTATACTTGTTGCACACTTTAATAGGGAACCCCACAATTTTGTGAGATTTCTAGAACacagaaaagattcaaaaacaattttttaaataaaagattttggaAATTGCTTATTAATTAAGACTGAATAATATTATTTGGTTATAAttccaatttatttaaaaaaaaaggaggatagAATAGAATGGCCAAAGTTCATCAGATGTTAATTCAATAAATCTCTTAAGAAGCATTCTATTAGACTTATGAGcttatcttttgtatttttataagcATTATTTATAAGCATTATTTTAGCGTAAAGctacttttcaaattaaaaatatttttcagtatcaATTTCTAAAATacgattgtttttcattttgtaaacaaagtttttttttcctttttctttcaataaatgagaaaaattaaAGTCTCACACAGTGTTTCAATATGTATTATGCCTGTGTAATACATTTGTAGTATGCCAAAGatgttttttgtaatattcattattaatatttatttttctagtttttgtAAACAGGCATCAAGTGAGAAAATCGTTAAAGCCTTGTCTTTtattctcttcttcttcttaaatGTGAGCAGAAGTGGCTTCCCGGAAGGATGTTCTTCATGAATATTTTAAGCCCAAAGTTgaataaaagacattttcttttgcacTTTTACCCACTGTATTACATTATCCAGTGCTCCAGACACCCAAGTCTTTGGGAAATATCAGTGATGTAAAAACGTGGGATTACAAAGTATCTTTATTGTGAAACTAAAAATTAAGGTGGGGATGTAGGGAAGAATGCGGAACTGAGCTGGCAGTTTGTTCTCATAACCACAGAAGCCAACAAACTGTAATCTATGCTTTGAGACCTAAAGAGAAAGTCATCTTGCTCACATTTAGTtggttagttagttagtttagttttaagtaaaatagattttaaatgtaaaacatggGGAAAAATGATCTCCTGACTGCTCTATGTGTCAAATTTCTGCGTTATTTTTAATGCATAAACTTAAACCGTTGTGGGACTTTGGTGAGCAACGGAAGTAGTCCAACCGGTTGTGTCGTGTACTTGTTGTGGCCTGACCtttcctggaaaaaaagaacatggtAGCGAGCAAAAACGATAGGGctgaaaacaaatttcagtaaaaaagtaaatatctgTGAATGTCTTTTCTGAATACGAGCCGCCATGAGTGGGTTTCAGAATCTTGCCAAAGTGAAACTTCACAGGCTGATACTGACGGTTGTCGCTGAGTCATGTCAAACCAATTCTGCACACAACATTTCCAATTTCAGGTAAGTTTTTTCACTAGTCACATGACTCATctcaagaaaaaagaagagacaCTTCCAAAACAGGACATGTTAAAGCTATTTATATTCCACAGGGTGTGTCTACTGTCACTGTTCAAGTGTTGTTTTTGACTGTAATCAGGATCAGGATCCAGCCTTTTCTAGTTTTTCTAATGGGATCTGTGTGATTTAACTCCAATTACATCCCTTTGTGAGTcactttaaatgtgttaatcCTGTGAAAAACACCTGAAATCTTCCTTGTTGCATGCTTTTGATGTTCTAAAGAATTGTTTTTGCCTTTATAAACTTTGAAaccaatatatatatagaaatatCTGGGGATGAAAAATTGACACTCCTGTAGTCTCACCACAGTGAGTCAATATCCTGTTACCCTGTggcaaagtttttttcaaaacattagcACAAACCAAATGGAAGGTAACTCTGAAGCGAGaggctgccatctagtggttaaTGTGGTAACACCAAGAAAAGGTACTGTTGCTCCTCATTGGTCTCCACACCACAATGCTTGCTTTTATGTTATCAATTATACCCTTAATAAATAAAGCCTTCTATTGTGTCAAAATAGgagatttaatttttattaattaaaaaaagaacataattcATAATGCTGTAAGAAACTATACCATAGATGGAAGGAACTAAAACTCTTGCCTCAGTCATATTCTCATCTGTGAGTCAGACATCCTTAAAGTTTCCAGGTTGTGAATTTGTCATGAACTTCCTGAGACGCAAGGAAACTTCAAAGGGACTCAAGCACAGTAGGATAGAATATTTTTGCTCAGATACCTGTCAGTTTGGTatgtgtccagtgtgaacaccacgggCTAAATCAAGGATGGGCACACTTTTTGACTTGTGGGCCACaaacgttttttaaatttgaccaGGAGAAGATGAATGACGTGTTTTGGTAACCCACctcataaaaaaagagaagaaaaaaaaaacatgtaatctGGACGAACACAAGCTTTAATTTCGATTGAAGataaatatatatctttttaaacagaacattttggagtttttatttatttcaaaactgtggcttttCTTTTGCTCTCGTTTCAGTACCGGTgcaccaatgggttgatgtccaCCAGAGAAAAAGCAAACTTAGAGAATTGCAGCGTTCATGTGCTGTTCAAATGATCGAAAAAATGGCTGTCTGACTCAGAAAACCCACATCATCAACAAATCTTTTCCAGCGAAAGTCAATGTATGTGTAGTGAGATGCCTATGGCCTCCGGGCTGCAGTTTGCCCACCTCTGGGCACCTTTTGCGCGTTCTTGAACACATGTtacatgcccggtgtgtctgTAGCTTCAAGGGTGAATGTTAGTGTTAGAGGAGGTCTAGGCAATTGCACAAAACAGGACATACCTGTCTTGTCATTTCTGGGCCCTTTTCAGGTTTACTTTATCAgtcatattaacccttgtgctgtcttagatgagcccacccttacattgacgttttctccctaccctgacaaaggtggataaaggtggaaagatttcatgtaatccatggacaccagtgaagatcacaaatcattgaagaaaaaaggttcagagcactgtctagtgggtctagatgacccaattcccaatgttaaagtgcctaggatagcacaaaggttaattagctaaaatgttttaaagcttacaaacattttaatatttacataaaagaaACCCCAAATGCACCTGtttttcagcagtttttttcctgaaatgaattttgttttagttgtaTTATGAGCTGAAAAGCTACCACTGCgtttttatatttctatatttGTGAGGAGACATTGAGCCCAGTCACCTGAAACCTGCAAAAGAAAGCCATTCACATTAGAAGTCCTGCAGCTGTCTGTGGTGCAAAGCAGAGGTAAAAGAAAGGAGTCACTGTTTTAGCAGAAAGAATGGGATGCCTGTTCTTTCAAAAACTTCTGCAGTTTTCCAGGTTGAAACTACAACTAGAAATCTGACCGGTCAATAAAAATCTacattcatagaaaaaaaaaactggataaaAGACACAATGAGTTTATAATTTGTGGGacatttttgcatgtttttgacAACTACGTTTTTGGGATTTGTTCATTCGCGCAATGACCCACAGATTAAACAAGTCGGAAAACTTCAAATGAAGGATAATTCGCTGAAATGATCTTGAAACGGAggatttgatttaattgcatcttTTGTTTCATCGGAAGCACCGTAATGAAAGCCATTTGTCATGTTTGTCACCATCCTCATCTGCGCCCTGGGAACTTTAATCCAGTTCTGCAAAAAAAGGTAATTAACGTAAGATGTAGCCTCTTCTGCCCACATTCAATGGAAACATGAAGATGCTGAGAGTAATTGGTTGACGCAGTTTTCACAAGAACTATATTTGGCTTAATGCCTTAATCTGCATTTGCTGCATTAAGAAACGTAAAGCTCTGTTTAGTCGGCGTGTGTTTACTGCGGTTAGTCCTAAATAAATGCAGCTTTCATGCTTTGCGTGAGTTTTGAAAGGCTGCAGTGAAGCATAAGAAGGATCAGAGAGGGGAAAGAAGGCTGTGTGACCCTGACCGCGACCACGTCTCCACGTCGTAAAAGCAGTGACAGCCCAGAGCTCACAATAATCTGCCAGATCAGATTCGGCTCAGCTAGTTCTGAAGGATCATTTGAAGCCTAATTACCAAGCCTGTCAAACATTAACCAACCACAGTTGTTACAGAGAGATTTAATGAGCTTCAGAGAACTAAAAGCTGCCGTTTACTTGCTGATACTTTTCTAGTAAAAATGCTCTGGTTCCGGGAAACGATTTACGACTCTACAGAGATGCACTCATAAACTTTGCATCTTGTTTCAGCTTTTGCTTccttttgaactacaaatgagttTATTTCTCTATGCATGATTGACTTATGCATCATGCGTACATACTCACTGTCCTCTTTTGAAGCActtattgtaaaataaatgtatttctttctttttctacagagaaataaataaaggatgTGAAACATTAGAAAATCTTACTGTTACAAAACCTTTTGTTCAGTTTATTGTTCAGACTCTATtcagtaaaatattttatatttcagtgcaaccaaaaaacatttcccaaaaGCCTAAAGGCAAGTATACATACTTTTTGGGATGAGTATACATACTTTTTGGGATGAACTTGGTCAAAAGTTAAAATCCAAACTGATCAAGTTTTCATGTATTTCCTGAAAGaattctcctgctgctcctttAAATCCAGTCTATTGTTGAAAGGATGATTTCTGAAATGTATGGAAATCAGGTAATGTTATAACTGTAAAGGACCCTGATGCTAAACAATTGAGTTTATGTATCATCTATGCCTGTATGAGCATCAATTTGTTTGGGACAACATTCTGCTTTATTTACTTGTGCAATAAGTAACTTTTGTAACATGTGTAActtactttgtgtgtgtgtgtgaatttttAGTTCCTACAGAGGTCAAGGTTCACCATTGTTGCTGACTCCGCCTCTTGTAGAGCTGATTTTGAGGCTTCCAGTTCTCCCAA
The DNA window shown above is from Oryzias latipes chromosome 14, ASM223467v1 and carries:
- the LOC101158790 gene encoding claudin-7-B, yielding MAHSGMQILGFALGLLAVFGLIIGTILPQWKMSAFVGSNIITAVSMYDGLWMSCAFQSTGQIQCKVYDSILQLNGALQATRALMVLSIVVSVAGLGVACMGMKCTTCGGDDKVKKSRIAMAGGIIMLVGALCAIVACGWYTNDIVQAFYNPFTPVNSKYEFGAAIFITWAGAFLGLIGGCMLAASCPRQTSIPAKGRYPQSTASSIPLKSHV